In Clostridium sporogenes, one genomic interval encodes:
- a CDS encoding DMT family transporter has protein sequence MLYIFIAILAGASIVAGRIINSNLAEKIGIFQGTFFNYVIGLLFSFIFLFLSNESLNITNTRIKSIPLWAYLGGLTGVLVIVLSSYVTPKISSFYLTLIIFIGQLFVGIIIDYFTLNKLSFGNLLGGLLVLIGLTYNLLIDKDQNP, from the coding sequence ATGTTATATATATTCATAGCAATTCTAGCAGGTGCTTCCATTGTAGCTGGAAGAATAATAAATTCTAATCTAGCAGAGAAAATTGGTATTTTCCAAGGAACTTTTTTTAACTATGTTATTGGATTATTATTTTCATTTATATTCTTATTTTTAAGTAATGAAAGCCTAAACATAACTAATACAAGAATAAAATCTATACCTTTATGGGCTTATCTAGGTGGTCTTACTGGTGTTTTAGTAATTGTACTATCAAGCTATGTTACACCTAAAATATCTTCTTTTTATTTAACACTGATTATTTTTATAGGGCAATTATTTGTTGGTATTATAATTGATTATTTTACTTTAAATAAATTATCCTTCGGTAATTTGCTTGGAGGACTTTTAGTACTAATTGGACTAACTTATAATTTACTCATAGATAAAGATCAAAATCCCTAA
- a CDS encoding VOC family protein, with protein sequence MDLEFKLRSLYICVKNMERAIEFYEDLLGQKVTEKNDIYSVFDINGFRYGLFANEKMNEVKKWGNNCLPSLEVSNIDLVLKKLEKLNCKIVFPLTIIGENQVLEFKDSEGNDIEITRPLY encoded by the coding sequence ATGGACTTGGAATTTAAACTAAGATCATTATATATATGCGTTAAAAATATGGAAAGAGCAATTGAGTTTTATGAGGACTTATTAGGACAAAAAGTTACTGAAAAAAATGATATATATAGTGTTTTTGACATTAATGGTTTTAGATATGGTCTATTTGCAAATGAGAAAATGAATGAAGTAAAAAAATGGGGAAATAATTGTCTTCCAAGTTTAGAAGTAAGTAATATTGATTTAGTTCTAAAAAAATTAGAAAAATTAAATTGCAAAATTGTTTTTCCATTGACAATTATAGGTGAAAATCAGGTTTTAGAATTTAAAGATAGTGAAGGTAATGATATAGAAATTACACGTCCTTTATATTAA
- a CDS encoding FtsX-like permease family protein, with protein MTLFNIALNNIKNNFKNYWTSFLSSTFSVFVLYLFISIVNNNSIKSEFEGKQMLTLLFIVASYITAIFSSYFVWYSNSFLIKSRNKEFALYMILGMSKMQTFVLSFIENFITTVGAFFLGITLGLIFNKFFLMLLYTMIGAHGDVKIQLSLKAFGVCFVVFGFMFILISIHSFILMHKGNIIELFNASRKTEKDLKVSFITSFIALLSIIFLGVGYYIAIKKITFNINLAYVVVLLVVIGTILFFIGVTSCIIYFSKKNEKNLFKGTKLIAISQISYRFKSNVSTLSVISVTTTIALCAMIACFGLFDKVEENTRYVRPFSVEYIKDNDRIDKIFQDTVKKHKEVSVKHNKNIELLEVKAKVSFYSNSNTFFIINESQFNKVANSEKTNRRVTLKNSTDCYFFQMKDFAANKSVIGEIIELMSKNKKYNLKISGTDMKYFIGMEHFKETFVVKDIVYNEIKSTISKEKVFKIAGYTFENEYFLKDFIQDLKKQIPPKNNLLTYYESYSYGLKMTGMMAFIGIFIGLVFLTATGSIIYFKMIMEAQEDKNKFITLKKIGASEKEIKKAISEELFILFGLPFIVAVINSYVASIVLGKMMTLKIYKSFAIIILVYAVFYSGYYLITLESYIKTISD; from the coding sequence ATGACATTATTTAATATAGCCTTAAATAATATAAAGAACAATTTTAAAAATTACTGGACATCTTTTTTAAGCTCTACTTTCAGTGTTTTTGTATTATATTTATTTATATCTATTGTAAATAATAACAGCATAAAATCTGAGTTTGAGGGTAAGCAAATGCTTACCCTTTTGTTCATTGTGGCTTCTTATATAACTGCAATTTTTTCATCTTATTTTGTATGGTATTCCAACTCTTTTTTAATAAAATCCAGAAATAAAGAATTTGCTCTATATATGATACTTGGGATGTCTAAAATGCAGACTTTTGTTTTAAGTTTTATAGAAAATTTTATAACTACAGTTGGTGCGTTTTTTTTAGGAATTACTTTAGGATTAATTTTTAATAAGTTTTTTCTTATGCTCTTATATACAATGATAGGGGCTCATGGAGATGTAAAAATTCAGCTTAGCTTAAAAGCCTTTGGGGTTTGTTTCGTAGTATTTGGATTTATGTTTATATTAATAAGTATTCATAGCTTTATACTTATGCACAAGGGTAATATTATAGAACTTTTTAATGCATCAAGAAAGACTGAGAAAGATTTAAAGGTATCTTTTATAACTAGTTTCATTGCACTACTTTCTATTATTTTTTTAGGAGTTGGATATTATATAGCAATAAAAAAGATTACTTTTAATATTAATCTTGCTTATGTAGTAGTGCTTTTAGTTGTTATAGGAACTATATTATTTTTTATAGGGGTTACTTCATGTATTATATATTTTAGTAAAAAAAATGAAAAAAATCTTTTTAAGGGAACAAAACTAATAGCTATTTCTCAAATTTCTTATAGATTTAAAAGTAATGTGAGTACTTTAAGTGTAATATCAGTTACAACTACTATAGCTTTGTGCGCTATGATAGCTTGTTTTGGACTTTTTGATAAAGTTGAAGAAAATACAAGATATGTGAGACCTTTTTCTGTAGAATATATAAAAGATAATGATAGAATAGACAAAATTTTCCAAGATACTGTTAAAAAACATAAAGAAGTTTCGGTTAAACATAATAAAAATATAGAACTACTTGAGGTGAAAGCTAAAGTTTCTTTTTATAGCAATAGTAATACATTTTTTATAATAAATGAAAGTCAATTCAATAAAGTTGCTAATAGTGAAAAAACTAATAGAAGAGTAACTTTAAAAAATTCTACAGATTGCTATTTTTTTCAAATGAAAGATTTTGCTGCAAATAAAAGTGTAATTGGTGAAATAATAGAATTAATGAGTAAAAATAAAAAATATAATCTAAAAATATCAGGTACTGATATGAAATATTTTATAGGAATGGAGCATTTTAAAGAAACTTTTGTTGTTAAGGATATTGTATATAACGAAATAAAAAGTACAATTTCTAAAGAAAAGGTGTTTAAAATTGCAGGATATACATTTGAAAATGAATATTTTTTAAAAGATTTTATACAGGATTTAAAAAAACAAATTCCTCCTAAAAATAATCTTTTAACTTATTATGAAAGTTACAGTTATGGATTAAAAATGACAGGCATGATGGCTTTTATTGGAATATTTATTGGTTTAGTATTTCTTACAGCTACAGGAAGTATAATATACTTTAAAATGATCATGGAAGCTCAAGAGGATAAGAATAAATTTATAACTCTTAAAAAAATAGGAGCTAGTGAAAAAGAAATAAAGAAGGCTATATCAGAAGAATTGTTTATTTTGTTTGGATTGCCATTCATAGTAGCAGTAATTAACTCTTATGTAGCTTCTATAGTGCTTGGAAAAATGATGACACTTAAAATATATAAATCCTTTGCAATTATTATTTTAGTGTATGCAGTATTCTACAGTGGGTATTATTTAATAACTTTAGAATCTTATATAAAAACTATCAGTGATTAA
- a CDS encoding ABC transporter ATP-binding protein: protein MEVLKVNNLRKVYGSKFGRLKYTAIDDINLEIEKGEFTAIMGPSGSGKTTFLNVISTIDKPTSGNVFIEGQDITKLKEPNLSYFRRKKLGFIFQDFNLLDNMTLKENIVLPLILMKVSYETIQKRLESISYKLGIKEILDKHPYEVSGGQKQRAAAARAIITEPSLILADEPTGSLDSKSSKELLNCLKSLNDSDTTILMVTHDAFAASYCKRVIFIKDGKLFNEIYRGDMEKKNFYQNIIRILSVIGGGADDII, encoded by the coding sequence ATGGAAGTATTAAAGGTAAACAACTTAAGAAAGGTTTATGGTTCAAAATTTGGTAGATTGAAATATACAGCTATTGATGATATAAATTTAGAGATAGAGAAAGGTGAATTTACAGCAATAATGGGGCCGTCAGGCTCAGGAAAAACAACATTTTTAAATGTAATTTCAACCATTGATAAGCCAACTTCTGGGAATGTGTTTATAGAAGGACAGGATATAACAAAATTAAAGGAGCCAAATTTGTCCTACTTTAGAAGAAAAAAATTAGGCTTTATTTTTCAAGATTTTAATTTACTTGATAACATGACATTAAAAGAAAACATTGTCTTACCTCTAATACTTATGAAAGTTTCTTATGAAACTATACAAAAAAGGTTAGAGAGTATAAGTTATAAACTTGGCATTAAGGAAATATTGGACAAGCATCCTTATGAGGTCTCAGGTGGGCAAAAACAAAGAGCAGCAGCTGCAAGGGCAATAATTACTGAGCCATCCTTGATTTTAGCTGATGAACCTACAGGTTCATTAGATTCTAAATCTTCAAAGGAACTTTTAAATTGCCTTAAAAGTTTAAATGATAGCGATACTACTATATTAATGGTAACCCATGATGCTTTTGCAGCCTCCTATTGTAAAAGAGTAATATTTATTAAAGATGGTAAATTATTTAATGAAATATACAGAGGAGATATGGAAAAAAAGAATTTTTATCAAAATATAATTAGAATTCTTTCTGTTATTGGAGGTGGCGCTGATGACATTATTTAA
- a CDS encoding serine hydrolase domain-containing protein → MKKKLFLTTISILVVIVISVTASYLITVFNHSKIYSSKDSNEFVERLDNEFPNWMKKYKVPGVAIGLIENDKIIWQKGYGFADKKSNTKVTQDTIFRIASISKPITAWGIMNLVEQGKIDLDAPAEKYLTRWHIPPSKFDTKGVTIRRLLSHTAGLSVQGAPGYDPDKPLPTIEQSLSGIAGKQWRVGIVNKPGNTFQYSGGGFSVLQLIVEEVTGTKFADYMKSEIFNPLNLKHTRYDRKYKDNTTIATAYTGDEKAIVDRPWIEHASGGVYTNLADLSTFTAACMNDSNGTGAGRGVLKSDSLEKMFSPQLNTKSSFGVYGLGFIPTTLKNGEKLITHSGDITGWNAQIAFLPKEKRGIVILTNGDAGYYFKSDVLGVWTNWATGSNINETKFLRIMQATLLSLAFFLDILFLYFIYNIKKQFISKRRIVSLIYNNKVNFKYCMKVILPALLVAIWYFIFYSKVPFKIIFKLDDYLLFTFLSPELFWVTLIVTIFGIVLTLLNILTKKIN, encoded by the coding sequence ATGAAAAAAAAGTTATTTTTAACTACAATATCAATATTGGTAGTAATAGTAATATCAGTAACAGCTTCTTATTTAATTACAGTTTTTAATCATTCGAAAATTTATTCATCTAAAGATTCAAATGAATTTGTAGAAAGGCTTGATAATGAATTTCCAAATTGGATGAAAAAATACAAAGTACCTGGTGTTGCCATAGGATTGATTGAAAATGATAAAATCATATGGCAAAAGGGATATGGTTTTGCTGATAAAAAATCTAATACAAAAGTTACTCAAGATACTATTTTTAGAATAGCATCTATATCTAAACCTATTACTGCTTGGGGAATAATGAATCTTGTAGAACAAGGAAAAATTGATTTAGATGCTCCAGCAGAAAAATATCTTACTCGTTGGCATATTCCACCATCAAAATTTGACACAAAGGGTGTAACTATAAGAAGACTATTAAGTCATACAGCAGGGCTTTCTGTACAAGGGGCTCCTGGATATGATCCGGATAAACCATTACCTACTATAGAACAATCACTTTCAGGAATTGCAGGAAAGCAATGGCGTGTTGGAATAGTAAATAAACCAGGAAATACATTTCAATACTCAGGAGGAGGTTTTTCGGTTTTACAATTAATTGTTGAAGAAGTAACCGGAACAAAATTTGCAGACTATATGAAATCAGAAATATTTAATCCACTTAATTTAAAACATACAAGATATGATAGAAAATATAAAGATAATACTACCATTGCTACTGCATATACAGGCGATGAAAAAGCTATAGTAGATAGACCTTGGATAGAGCATGCCTCTGGCGGAGTATATACAAATTTAGCAGATCTTTCAACTTTTACTGCAGCATGTATGAATGATTCTAATGGAACCGGTGCTGGAAGAGGTGTTTTAAAATCAGATTCCCTTGAAAAAATGTTTTCGCCTCAACTAAATACTAAAAGTTCTTTTGGGGTTTATGGTCTTGGATTTATTCCAACAACGTTAAAAAATGGTGAAAAATTAATAACTCATAGTGGAGATATAACTGGTTGGAATGCTCAAATTGCATTTTTACCTAAAGAAAAAAGGGGTATTGTAATTCTTACCAATGGAGATGCTGGATACTATTTTAAATCTGATGTTCTAGGTGTCTGGACTAATTGGGCTACAGGAAGCAATATTAATGAGACTAAATTTTTGAGAATTATGCAAGCAACATTGTTATCGCTAGCATTTTTTCTAGATATTTTATTTTTGTATTTTATTTATAATATAAAAAAGCAATTTATAAGCAAAAGGAGAATTGTTTCTTTAATTTATAATAATAAAGTTAACTTTAAATATTGTATGAAAGTTATATTACCAGCTTTACTTGTGGCAATTTGGTATTTTATCTTCTATTCAAAAGTTCCTTTTAAAATTATATTTAAATTAGATGATTATTTACTTTTTACATTTTTGTCACCAGAACTTTTTTGGGTAACACTGATTGTTACAATTTTTGGAATTGTCTTAACTCTATTAAATATATTAACTAAAAAAATTAATTAG
- a CDS encoding sensor histidine kinase, whose protein sequence is MSFIKYLKENIKLLAFYIFQIIFISLTIYFDRKNRVLTSNIFYIIFVSMFMFITYIAIDYYRKYQQIKKLLDVEASEDKTPILPKPIDCKEEIYYSIIDSLYNDFMETVKNIENEFKENKEFMTAWAHEIKTPITTSKLLISCEKQGLDTENLKPLEEEIEKIDDYVEKVLYYSRSDNFSKDYTISEVNIAKLIKESVKKHSIIFIKKHIKLLNEVPEAFTVDSDKKWILFIIDQIVSNALKYSNVNGIVIFKTLENDKEKILIIEDNGLGIKSEDLKKIFNNAFTGYNGRNINLKATGMGLYLSQKLAKKLKHHIDIKSEYGKGTSVFIHFPKWHDYYDVTKM, encoded by the coding sequence ATGAGCTTTATTAAATATCTAAAAGAAAACATTAAGCTCTTAGCATTTTATATTTTCCAAATAATTTTTATATCATTAACTATATATTTTGATAGAAAAAATAGAGTTTTAACTTCTAATATTTTTTATATCATTTTTGTTTCTATGTTTATGTTTATTACTTATATTGCAATAGATTATTATAGAAAATACCAGCAAATTAAGAAACTTTTAGATGTTGAAGCTTCAGAGGATAAAACTCCTATTTTACCTAAACCTATAGACTGTAAAGAAGAAATATATTATTCAATAATAGATAGCCTTTATAATGATTTTATGGAAACTGTAAAAAATATAGAAAATGAATTTAAGGAAAATAAGGAGTTTATGACTGCTTGGGCTCATGAGATAAAAACTCCAATAACAACTTCAAAGCTTTTAATTAGCTGTGAAAAGCAAGGTCTTGATACAGAAAACTTAAAACCTTTGGAAGAAGAGATAGAGAAAATTGATGATTATGTTGAAAAAGTACTTTATTATTCAAGAAGTGATAATTTTTCTAAGGATTACACTATCTCAGAAGTTAATATAGCAAAACTAATAAAAGAGAGTGTAAAAAAACATTCCATTATATTTATAAAAAAACATATAAAATTATTAAATGAAGTACCTGAAGCTTTTACTGTGGATAGCGATAAAAAATGGATTCTTTTTATTATAGATCAGATTGTTTCAAATGCATTAAAATATTCTAATGTAAATGGTATTGTAATTTTTAAAACCTTAGAAAATGATAAAGAAAAAATTTTAATTATAGAGGATAATGGTTTAGGAATTAAAAGTGAGGATTTAAAAAAAATATTTAATAATGCATTCACAGGTTACAATGGAAGAAATATTAACTTAAAGGCTACTGGCATGGGACTTTACCTTTCTCAAAAGCTAGCAAAGAAACTTAAACATCATATAGACATTAAATCGGAATATGGAAAGGGTACTAGTGTATTTATACACTTTCCCAAGTGGCATGATTATTATGATGTTACAAAAATGTAA
- a CDS encoding response regulator transcription factor, with product MYKIMIIEDEEKIANIIKKSLEKWGFETYIVKDFNAIFQEFLHINPQLVLMDVNLPAYDGFYWCSKIRSMSKVPVIFLSSRSTNMDIVMAVNMGGDDYITKPFSIEVLNAKINAILRRTYSYRDSNMDVLDCKGAMLSLKDNILYYQDKTIELTRNEFKILYILMKEYETIVSREDIMQELWQDENFIDDNTLTVNINRLRKKLNKIGLNDFIKTIINQGYVIK from the coding sequence ATGTACAAGATAATGATAATAGAAGATGAAGAAAAAATAGCAAATATTATAAAGAAATCCCTTGAAAAATGGGGTTTTGAAACTTACATAGTAAAAGATTTCAATGCCATATTTCAGGAATTTTTGCATATAAATCCTCAGCTTGTGCTTATGGATGTAAATCTTCCTGCTTATGATGGTTTTTACTGGTGCAGTAAAATCAGAAGTATGTCAAAAGTACCTGTAATATTTTTATCCTCAAGAAGTACCAATATGGACATTGTTATGGCTGTAAATATGGGTGGGGATGATTATATAACAAAACCATTTTCTATTGAGGTACTTAATGCAAAAATAAATGCTATTTTAAGGAGAACTTATTCTTATAGAGATTCCAATATGGATGTTCTTGACTGTAAAGGTGCTATGTTATCCTTAAAGGATAATATACTTTACTATCAAGATAAAACTATTGAACTTACAAGAAACGAGTTTAAAATTCTTTATATATTAATGAAAGAGTATGAAACTATTGTGAGCAGAGAGGATATAATGCAGGAACTTTGGCAGGATGAAAACTTCATTGATGATAATACTTTAACAGTTAATATTAATAGGCTGAGAAAAAAGTTAAATAAAATAGGCCTTAATGATTTTATTAAAACCATTATAAATCAGGGATATGTTATAAAATGA
- a CDS encoding cation-translocating P-type ATPase, with product MEKYFQKSIEETMKYFNVSKNGLNSKETKKQRELYGYNELVEKKKDTILKVFLEQFKDFLVIILIIAGIISMVTGNIESTIVIFAVITLNAILGTVQHVKAENSLNSLKKLSSPHAKVIRDGKKIELLSKEIVPGDILILEAGDYVPADGRIIENYSIQVNESSLTGESESVLKTADTISENDIALGDQKNMVFSGSFVTYGRATVVVTSIGMNTEIGKIASLIENTQEKKTPLQVSLDDFGKKLAMIILVISALIFLLDIHRGSSVLNSLMFAVALAVAAIPEALSSIVTIVLAIGTQKMASENAIIKKLKAVEGLGCVSVICSDKTGTLTQNKMKTEKIYTNNKIFESNEFDLKNSVQNLLIKSSILCNDSTVQQDKKIGDPTEIAFVELGKNYSLDELDLRKTYPRLSEIPFDSNRKLMSTSHKIDGQYLMITKGAVDVLLKRIKYIRTSEGIKEFTDEDKKKVESVNYEFSQKGLRVLAFAYKEIKEDVELSMEDEDTYIFLGLISMIDPPRKESFEAVKQCIQAGIKPVMITGDHKITASSIASQIGILRNNDEAIEGVELDKISDEELKDRVENISVYARVSPEHKIRIVKAWQEKGKIVAMTGDGVNDAPALKQADIGIAMGITGTEVSKDAASMILTDDNFATIVKSISNGRSIYSNIKNAIRFLLSGNTAGILSVLYASLFALPVPFAPVHLLFINLLTDSLPAIAIGVEQTKNDLINEKPRNIDEPILSKDFLKGILSEGILITIFTMIAFHIGLKGYGENLAATMAFATLCLSRLFHGFNCRSNSSIFKIGLFSNKYTWIAFSTGFFLLNLVLAFDPLKALFEVSPLNIEHYIYIYILAALPTIIIQAYRFVFKEKLNLSHSLAKGI from the coding sequence ATGGAAAAATATTTTCAAAAGTCTATTGAAGAAACTATGAAATACTTTAATGTGAGTAAAAATGGTTTAAATTCTAAAGAAACAAAAAAACAAAGAGAATTATATGGATACAATGAATTAGTAGAAAAGAAAAAAGATACAATACTTAAGGTTTTCTTAGAACAGTTTAAAGATTTTTTAGTAATTATATTAATAATAGCTGGAATTATCTCTATGGTAACAGGAAATATAGAAAGCACCATTGTAATATTTGCTGTTATTACTCTTAATGCTATATTAGGTACAGTTCAGCATGTAAAAGCTGAAAATTCTCTAAATAGTTTAAAGAAGCTATCTTCTCCTCATGCTAAAGTAATAAGAGATGGTAAAAAAATAGAACTCTTGTCTAAAGAAATAGTTCCAGGAGACATTTTAATTTTAGAAGCTGGCGATTATGTACCTGCTGATGGAAGAATAATAGAAAACTATTCTATCCAAGTCAACGAAAGCTCTTTAACTGGTGAATCTGAAAGCGTTCTTAAAACTGCAGACACTATATCTGAAAATGACATTGCTCTTGGTGATCAAAAAAATATGGTGTTCTCTGGAAGTTTCGTTACCTATGGTAGAGCTACTGTAGTTGTAACTAGTATTGGTATGAATACAGAAATAGGAAAGATAGCCTCACTTATTGAGAATACCCAAGAAAAGAAAACCCCTCTTCAAGTGAGCCTAGATGATTTTGGTAAAAAATTAGCGATGATAATTTTAGTAATATCCGCTTTAATATTTTTACTTGACATACATAGAGGATCTTCTGTATTAAACTCCTTAATGTTTGCTGTAGCCTTAGCTGTGGCTGCCATTCCAGAAGCTTTAAGTTCTATTGTTACTATTGTACTTGCTATTGGCACTCAAAAAATGGCTTCTGAAAATGCTATCATTAAAAAACTAAAAGCTGTAGAAGGGTTAGGATGTGTTTCAGTAATATGTTCTGATAAGACAGGCACCCTTACTCAAAATAAAATGAAAACAGAAAAAATCTATACAAACAATAAAATATTTGAGTCTAATGAATTTGATTTAAAAAATTCTGTACAAAATCTTTTAATTAAATCTTCAATTTTATGTAATGATTCTACTGTGCAACAGGATAAAAAAATAGGTGATCCTACTGAAATAGCTTTTGTAGAGTTAGGTAAAAACTATTCATTAGATGAATTAGATTTAAGAAAAACTTATCCAAGACTTTCAGAAATACCTTTTGATTCAAATAGAAAACTTATGAGTACTTCTCATAAAATTGATGGACAATACCTTATGATTACCAAAGGTGCTGTAGATGTTCTTCTTAAAAGAATAAAATACATAAGAACTTCTGAAGGTATAAAGGAATTTACGGATGAAGATAAGAAAAAAGTTGAAAGTGTAAATTATGAGTTTTCACAAAAGGGATTAAGGGTACTAGCTTTTGCCTATAAAGAGATAAAAGAAGATGTTGAACTTTCTATGGAAGATGAAGATACTTATATATTTTTAGGTTTAATATCAATGATTGATCCTCCAAGAAAAGAATCTTTTGAAGCTGTTAAGCAATGTATACAAGCAGGTATAAAACCAGTAATGATAACTGGTGACCATAAAATAACTGCTTCCTCCATAGCCTCTCAAATAGGAATACTAAGAAATAATGATGAAGCTATAGAAGGTGTAGAGCTAGATAAAATCAGTGATGAAGAGTTAAAAGATAGAGTAGAAAATATATCTGTATATGCTAGAGTTTCTCCAGAACACAAGATAAGAATAGTAAAAGCATGGCAAGAAAAAGGGAAAATTGTGGCTATGACTGGGGATGGCGTTAATGATGCTCCAGCATTAAAGCAAGCAGATATAGGTATTGCAATGGGTATAACAGGTACAGAAGTATCTAAAGACGCAGCTTCAATGATTTTAACAGATGATAATTTCGCAACCATTGTTAAGTCTATTTCTAACGGCAGAAGTATATATAGCAATATAAAAAATGCCATTAGATTTTTACTTTCTGGAAATACTGCTGGTATTTTATCCGTTTTATATGCTTCACTGTTTGCTCTACCTGTGCCTTTTGCTCCTGTTCACCTTTTATTTATAAATTTACTTACAGATAGCTTGCCAGCTATAGCTATTGGAGTTGAACAAACTAAAAATGATTTAATAAATGAAAAACCTAGAAATATAGATGAACCTATACTTTCTAAAGATTTCTTAAAGGGTATTCTAAGTGAGGGTATCTTAATCACAATATTCACCATGATAGCCTTTCATATAGGATTAAAGGGTTATGGCGAAAATCTGGCAGCAACTATGGCTTTTGCTACTTTATGCTTAAGTAGATTGTTCCATGGATTCAATTGTCGTTCTAACAGTTCTATTTTTAAAATAGGATTATTTTCCAACAAATATACTTGGATAGCCTTTTCTACAGGATTCTTTTTATTAAATTTAGTTTTAGCTTTTGATCCTTTAAAAGCATTATTTGAGGTTAGTCCCCTTAATATAGAACATTATATATATATTTATATTTTAGCTGCTTTACCTACAATAATAATTCAAGCTTATAGATTTGTATTTAAAGAAAAACTTAATTTAAGTCATTCTTTAGCAAAAGGTATTTAA
- a CDS encoding HDOD domain-containing protein: MAKISLDNLISKVEDMPILPDGINKIISLAEDPYSTVEELEKEILTDQSLTSKILKLANSTYYGYARRIDTVSEAAVLLGAQAIKSLALASAVSEYLVKELPGGYGLEKYELWNQSQSCAIIARFIAKKLKYPKAEQAYVAGLLRDIGKTILNYYVAKEYQTIINKVDEEGKTFVEAEEEILGFNHGEVGAKIAEKWNFPLSLVESIRYHHSPELSKEDPKLVSIVHIADSITMMLGVGVGNDGLSYKFSDFALETLNIKGEVIESIICEAVDYLNDNDSFNII; encoded by the coding sequence ATGGCAAAAATAAGTTTAGATAATTTAATTAGTAAAGTTGAAGATATGCCTATTCTACCGGATGGAATAAATAAGATAATATCTCTTGCAGAAGATCCTTATTCTACAGTAGAGGAATTGGAAAAGGAGATATTAACTGATCAAAGTCTTACATCAAAAATATTGAAATTAGCCAATTCAACCTATTATGGATATGCTAGAAGAATCGATACTGTATCAGAAGCAGCTGTACTTTTAGGCGCTCAAGCAATAAAAAGTTTAGCTCTTGCATCAGCAGTAAGTGAATATCTTGTAAAAGAACTTCCGGGAGGATATGGTCTTGAGAAATATGAACTTTGGAATCAATCTCAAAGCTGTGCTATAATAGCAAGATTTATAGCTAAAAAATTAAAATATCCTAAAGCTGAACAAGCTTATGTTGCAGGTCTTTTAAGAGATATTGGTAAAACTATATTAAATTATTATGTAGCTAAAGAATATCAAACAATAATAAATAAAGTAGATGAAGAGGGAAAAACTTTTGTAGAAGCAGAGGAAGAGATTCTTGGATTTAATCATGGAGAAGTAGGAGCTAAAATAGCTGAAAAATGGAATTTCCCATTATCTTTAGTAGAGAGTATTCGTTATCATCATTCACCAGAATTATCAAAAGAAGATCCTAAATTAGTTTCTATAGTACATATAGCGGATTCTATTACTATGATGTTAGGTGTAGGTGTTGGAAACGATGGATTATCTTATAAATTTTCAGATTTTGCCCTTGAAACTTTAAATATAAAAGGAGAAGTTATTGAAAGTATAATTTGTGAAGCAGTAGATTACTTAAATGATAACGATAGTTTTAATATTATTTAA